The following is a genomic window from Parabacteroides johnsonii DSM 18315.
CATCCAAAGCGTGAAAAGCAAGTAGAGAACGGCTGCTATGCTGAATTTAATCCATTGTTTTTTAGAAAACTTCTTCATTTGTTTCTGTTATTAATTAAAATTTAAGCATATCGTCCATTCCAAGGAAACCTTTCTTTCCGGCGGTAAATTCAGCGGCAATAACGGCACCCAATGCAAATCCGGCACGGCTCTTCGCATCGTGCTTGATGCTGATCGTGTCGACGTCCGACTCGTATGTAATTTCATGGATACCCGGAACTTCTCCCTCGCGAATGGCATGGATAGGAATATCGGTTGTTTTCTCAGCCGTTTCCAACGTCCAGCGGTCTTTGCGATCCACATTTTCAATGATTCCTTCCGCCAATGTGATGGCTGTTCCGCTGGGAGCGTCCAATTTATGGATATGATGGGTTTCCATCATTTTGATATCGTAAGCAGGGAAGCTGTTCATAATCTTTGCCAGGTATTTGTTGAGGGCGAAGAAAATGTTTACACCGATGCTGAAATTGGAGGCATAGAAAAAAGTTTTTCCCTCTTTTTCGCACATTTCTTTGACTTGTCCGATCTTGTCAAGCCAGCCTGTAGTACCGGAAACAACTGGAACGCCTGCGGCAAAACATTGCATATAATTGTCGAATGCTGTTGCCGGAGTCGTAAACTCGATCGCGACATCAGCACTTTTGAAATTGTCGGAGCGTATTTCTTCGGGGTTATTGATATCTACGACAGACACGATCTGATGTCCTCTGCCAAGTGCTATCTGCTCGATAGTTTTTCCCATCTTTCCGTAACC
Proteins encoded in this region:
- the dapB gene encoding 4-hydroxy-tetrahydrodipicolinate reductase, translated to MKIALIGYGKMGKTIEQIALGRGHQIVSVVDINNPEEIRSDNFKSADVAIEFTTPATAFDNYMQCFAAGVPVVSGTTGWLDKIGQVKEMCEKEGKTFFYASNFSIGVNIFFALNKYLAKIMNSFPAYDIKMMETHHIHKLDAPSGTAITLAEGIIENVDRKDRWTLETAEKTTDIPIHAIREGEVPGIHEITYESDVDTISIKHDAKSRAGFALGAVIAAEFTAGKKGFLGMDDMLKF